One window of the Granulicella arctica genome contains the following:
- a CDS encoding PP2C family protein-serine/threonine phosphatase, whose amino-acid sequence MPNSIRATLQSLFQRTPHDGLAGAALWLVVSFFLSWLLTFVRGAIGTFFGVLQILIVIALACVAIPLLVRFIRNRMLWSLRNKLILTYLLIGLAPVVLGITLVTISAYIAAGQFSIHLADTRVQAELDQMSADNSALVARIVPIFGLKSDSESRSRSQDLSDSERAAASTIKGPRLHRHLEAFVNGTPFTLPTSSAHPTVPLGLPAWAVDLKNGSFRSLVLDGGDTYLVAVNQQRLADGRLFTLLSSLPVDSGVMDFISDGLGRAAISSEKTAEEVLASNRKKERPFSSRSHLVSGGTQPPSLNVIDIPVHFFSTLAVTDWETGKSDGVPINVDSRPSLLYLQLFGASLGGIVTSTIRVGLIVLCIIFTLIELLALVMAMRMSRTMTASVHDLYEATLSIDRGDLHHRIAVSRTDQLAELSRSFNRMTVSLQRLLEEQQEKERLQNELSIAQEVQANLFPTAVRDLPTLELHGVCRPARSVSGDYYDFLVFYKDDLEASEKRVETGVGIALGDISGKGISAALLMATLHSAVRAYRFASEAVVYSASSVAGLTASRDGRSGDSGELFESPGRIMSLLNRHLYRSTQPEKYATLFLAHYDAASAWLTYSNAGQLPPFLLGRDNSIRRLDCGGTVVGLMDGMQYEEGRFRMSVGDILIAYSDGVTEPENDFGDFGEERLIEVVTRYRDEPLHIISAQVMQALDAWIGADEQPDDITLVLARQL is encoded by the coding sequence ATGCCGAACTCGATCCGCGCAACCCTGCAGAGCTTGTTCCAACGCACCCCCCACGACGGCCTCGCCGGAGCCGCCCTCTGGCTTGTCGTCTCCTTCTTCCTCTCCTGGCTTCTCACCTTCGTCCGGGGAGCCATCGGGACCTTCTTCGGCGTCCTTCAGATCCTCATCGTCATCGCCCTCGCCTGCGTTGCCATCCCGCTCCTCGTCCGCTTCATCCGCAACCGCATGCTCTGGAGCCTCCGCAACAAGCTCATCCTTACCTACCTGCTCATCGGCCTCGCGCCCGTCGTCCTCGGCATCACCCTCGTCACCATCTCGGCCTACATCGCCGCCGGCCAGTTCTCCATTCACCTCGCCGACACCCGCGTCCAGGCCGAACTCGACCAGATGAGCGCCGATAACTCCGCCCTCGTCGCCCGCATCGTGCCCATCTTCGGCCTCAAGTCAGACTCGGAATCAAGATCTCGCTCGCAGGATCTCAGCGACTCCGAGCGCGCCGCCGCCAGCACCATCAAAGGCCCACGCCTCCACCGCCACCTCGAAGCCTTCGTCAACGGCACGCCCTTTACCCTGCCCACCTCCTCCGCCCACCCCACCGTACCCCTCGGGCTGCCAGCCTGGGCAGTCGACCTAAAGAACGGTAGCTTCCGTTCGCTCGTCCTCGACGGTGGCGATACCTATCTCGTCGCCGTCAACCAGCAACGCCTCGCCGATGGCCGCCTCTTCACCCTCCTCAGCAGTCTCCCCGTCGATAGCGGCGTCATGGACTTCATCTCCGACGGCCTGGGTCGCGCTGCTATCTCCTCCGAGAAAACGGCAGAAGAGGTCTTGGCTTCCAATCGCAAAAAAGAGCGGCCTTTCTCGTCGCGCTCCCACCTCGTCTCCGGCGGAACCCAGCCACCCTCACTCAACGTCATTGATATCCCCGTCCACTTCTTCTCCACCCTCGCCGTCACCGATTGGGAGACAGGCAAGTCCGACGGCGTTCCCATCAACGTCGACTCCCGCCCGTCGCTCCTCTACCTTCAGCTCTTCGGAGCCTCGCTGGGCGGCATCGTCACCTCCACCATCCGCGTTGGGCTTATCGTCCTCTGCATCATCTTTACCCTGATCGAACTCCTCGCCCTCGTCATGGCCATGCGCATGAGCCGCACCATGACCGCCTCCGTCCACGACCTCTACGAGGCCACCCTCTCCATCGACCGAGGCGACCTCCATCACCGCATCGCCGTCTCCCGTACCGACCAGCTGGCCGAGCTCAGCCGCTCCTTCAACCGCATGACCGTCTCCCTCCAGCGCCTCCTCGAAGAGCAGCAGGAGAAAGAGCGCCTCCAGAACGAACTCTCCATCGCCCAGGAGGTCCAGGCCAACCTCTTTCCCACCGCAGTCCGCGACCTGCCCACCCTCGAACTCCACGGTGTCTGCCGCCCCGCACGCTCCGTCAGCGGTGACTACTACGACTTTCTCGTCTTCTATAAAGATGACCTCGAAGCCTCTGAGAAGCGAGTCGAGACCGGCGTCGGCATTGCCCTCGGCGACATCAGCGGCAAGGGAATCTCTGCCGCCCTCCTTATGGCTACCCTCCACTCCGCCGTCCGTGCCTATCGGTTTGCCAGCGAAGCGGTGGTCTACTCTGCTTCCTCCGTAGCCGGGCTAACCGCCAGCCGCGACGGTCGCTCCGGCGACTCCGGCGAACTCTTCGAGTCCCCCGGCCGCATCATGTCGCTCCTCAACCGTCACCTCTATCGCAGCACCCAGCCTGAGAAGTACGCCACCCTCTTCCTCGCCCACTACGACGCCGCCTCCGCCTGGCTCACCTACTCAAACGCCGGCCAGTTACCGCCCTTTCTCCTGGGCCGCGACAACTCCATCCGCCGCCTCGACTGCGGGGGCACCGTCGTCGGCCTCATGGACGGCATGCAATACGAAGAAGGTCGCTTCAGGATGAGCGTCGGCGACATCCTCATCGCCTACTCCGACGGCGTCACCGAACCCGAAAACGACTTTGGCGACTTCGGCGAAGAACGCCTTATCGAGGTAGTCACCCGCTATCGCGACGAGCCGCTCCACATCATCTCCGCCCAGGTCATGCAGGCCCTCGACGCCTGGATCGGAGCCGACGAACAGCCCGACGACATCACTCTCGTCCTCGCCCGTCAGCTCTAA
- a CDS encoding YncE family protein, producing the protein MATIARLAEVTIPRSNCFTSKYLAAAAPLLLLASVGCRRSGFPDVPNGYREFAYVSNGANNTVSILDLVYLRQDRTVRVGGNPSGLAVNPVRDEVYVVNSQSGSVSVIDTVKNDVVATIPVGRQPYFISVDAAGQRGFVANSAANSVSVIDLEHRRVLATVGAGEQPGVAKISPDSRTLVVSNRGSGSVSVFAVGEDVRASPQLRLRASFSGCPGATDVAILPDSSKAFVACSGGHQVMAVGLAAEAGSWAAKHDASLLTDRFLTLLDVGTTPVHLALKPDGGEIFVSNFGSDSISEIATGTNEVGGTTMIGTKPNGGIVSADNGTLWVTNFGSDSISLYSIDDGRVEASIHTGSAPDVLAFSADEHLLLATDAHSGDVSVIRTQGKQGAALFTIMPAGGSPNGIVVKAMQGK; encoded by the coding sequence GTGGCTACCATCGCTAGACTCGCAGAAGTGACGATTCCCCGATCCAACTGCTTCACCTCCAAATACTTGGCTGCTGCAGCGCCGCTCTTGTTGCTTGCGAGTGTGGGGTGTCGACGCTCGGGGTTTCCTGACGTTCCGAATGGCTATCGCGAGTTTGCCTATGTGAGCAATGGGGCGAACAACACCGTCAGCATTCTGGACCTTGTGTATCTGCGGCAGGATCGGACGGTGCGCGTGGGGGGCAATCCGTCCGGGCTTGCGGTGAATCCGGTTCGGGATGAGGTGTATGTCGTCAACTCGCAGTCAGGTTCGGTGTCGGTGATCGACACGGTGAAAAACGATGTGGTGGCGACGATTCCGGTGGGGCGTCAGCCTTACTTCATCAGCGTGGATGCGGCCGGGCAGCGAGGGTTTGTGGCTAATTCCGCGGCTAACAGCGTGAGTGTGATTGACCTGGAGCATCGGCGAGTTCTGGCTACGGTCGGAGCCGGGGAGCAGCCGGGGGTGGCGAAGATCTCGCCTGACTCGCGGACGCTGGTGGTGAGCAACCGCGGGAGTGGGAGTGTGTCGGTCTTTGCGGTGGGGGAGGATGTAAGGGCCAGCCCGCAACTGCGGCTTCGTGCGAGCTTTTCGGGGTGTCCAGGTGCTACGGACGTGGCGATCCTGCCGGACTCTTCGAAGGCCTTTGTGGCTTGCTCGGGGGGGCACCAGGTGATGGCCGTGGGGCTTGCGGCGGAGGCTGGATCGTGGGCGGCGAAGCATGATGCTTCCCTGCTGACGGATCGGTTTCTGACGCTTCTCGATGTGGGGACTACACCGGTTCACCTCGCGCTGAAGCCGGATGGGGGCGAGATCTTCGTGTCGAACTTCGGGTCGGACAGCATCTCGGAGATCGCTACGGGGACCAATGAGGTTGGCGGGACGACGATGATCGGGACAAAGCCTAATGGGGGGATCGTCAGCGCGGACAATGGGACGCTCTGGGTGACGAACTTCGGGTCGGACTCGATCAGCCTGTACAGCATCGATGATGGGCGGGTTGAGGCCAGCATCCATACGGGGTCGGCTCCAGATGTTCTGGCCTTCTCGGCAGATGAGCACCTGCTACTGGCTACGGACGCTCACTCGGGCGATGTTTCGGTGATCCGGACACAGGGCAAGCAGGGTGCTGCGCTGTTCACGATCATGCCTGCGGGTGGGTCTCCTAACGGGATTGTGGTGAAGGCTATGCAGGGTAAGTAA
- a CDS encoding YihY/virulence factor BrkB family protein, translated as MPSIVSQPAPPPPEPKDLVTPDVPVEDLRPTVRRNGLWSQFVALFCYMIKTEVHTYAFSVAANVIFSLFPFIVLLLTICRQVLHSRAMESVVADLMKSFLPVGQDFVMRNMAMLAHPRKGTQLFSLVMLLVTSTGVFLPLEVALNSVWGVKENRSYLRNQIVSIGLAFAVGALAMASVALTAGHTTVITWIFFGHTDNVVFRYFAYSAMKIFAGIASILLFFLIYWVLPNRSVPARAVLPTAIVVGLLWEGAKHLYILALPWLDFQSVYGPFYISVGLMMWAFLSGLLLLAGAHFSATRYTLRLARQAEQEG; from the coding sequence ATGCCGTCCATAGTTTCCCAGCCCGCACCACCACCCCCCGAACCGAAGGACCTCGTCACGCCAGACGTCCCGGTAGAAGACCTGCGCCCCACCGTTCGCCGCAACGGCCTCTGGAGCCAGTTCGTCGCCCTCTTCTGTTACATGATCAAGACCGAGGTCCACACCTATGCCTTCTCGGTCGCAGCAAACGTCATCTTCTCGCTCTTCCCCTTCATCGTTCTCCTGCTCACCATCTGCCGCCAGGTCCTCCACTCCCGCGCCATGGAGTCGGTCGTCGCCGACCTGATGAAGAGCTTCCTCCCCGTCGGTCAGGACTTCGTCATGCGCAACATGGCCATGCTCGCCCATCCGCGCAAGGGCACCCAACTCTTCTCGCTCGTCATGCTCCTCGTCACCTCGACCGGCGTCTTCCTTCCCCTCGAAGTTGCCCTCAATAGCGTCTGGGGAGTCAAAGAGAACCGCTCCTACCTCCGCAACCAGATCGTCTCCATCGGCCTCGCCTTTGCCGTCGGCGCACTCGCCATGGCCTCCGTCGCCCTCACGGCCGGTCACACCACCGTCATCACGTGGATCTTCTTCGGCCACACCGACAACGTCGTCTTCCGCTACTTCGCCTACAGCGCCATGAAGATCTTCGCTGGCATCGCCAGCATCCTTCTCTTCTTCCTTATTTATTGGGTTCTGCCCAACCGCTCCGTCCCGGCCCGCGCCGTCCTCCCCACGGCCATCGTCGTCGGCCTCCTCTGGGAAGGAGCAAAACACCTCTACATCCTCGCCCTCCCGTGGCTCGACTTCCAGTCCGTCTACGGTCCCTTCTATATATCGGTAGGCCTCATGATGTGGGCCTTCCTCTCCGGCCTTCTGCTTCTCGCCGGAGCACACTTTTCGGCGACCCGTTATACCCTCCGACTGGCACGCCAGGCTGAGCAGGAGGGCTGA
- a CDS encoding cytochrome c biogenesis protein — translation MQQRPQTVSSMQLVGISWFLMTLAVLAIGFRQAIFLSPTDANQGDVGRTFYYHVPTAMLSLLFPYINFAASLAFLYWRRRDPLKALTADALAVTSAEVAVIYSSICLITGSIWGRAVWGIWWTWDPRLTSMLLLWLLYVAYLITRRLSATGQTSTLAAVLSIFAAVDVPIVYMSIRWWRTQHPAPVFGGGPDSGIDKSMMPAFVWNIVAWAAWGIFLCGFRFALERRRQLAEQDAALNALEASLELAQ, via the coding sequence ATGCAGCAGCGCCCACAGACGGTCAGTTCTATGCAACTCGTCGGGATCTCCTGGTTTCTGATGACGCTTGCCGTGCTTGCGATCGGTTTTCGGCAGGCTATCTTTCTGTCTCCAACAGATGCCAATCAGGGCGATGTAGGCCGGACGTTTTACTATCACGTCCCTACCGCCATGCTGAGCCTGCTGTTCCCCTACATCAATTTTGCGGCTTCGCTGGCGTTCCTTTACTGGAGACGGCGCGATCCTTTGAAGGCTTTGACCGCTGATGCGCTAGCCGTGACCTCGGCTGAAGTGGCTGTTATCTATTCGAGTATCTGTTTGATCACCGGCAGCATCTGGGGTCGCGCTGTGTGGGGTATCTGGTGGACGTGGGATCCGCGACTGACCAGTATGCTGCTGCTCTGGCTGCTTTATGTGGCCTACCTGATTACGCGCCGACTTTCGGCGACTGGACAAACTTCTACGCTGGCTGCAGTGCTTTCGATCTTCGCGGCAGTGGATGTGCCAATCGTGTATATGTCCATTCGTTGGTGGCGGACGCAGCATCCTGCGCCGGTCTTTGGCGGTGGCCCGGACTCTGGAATCGATAAGTCGATGATGCCTGCCTTCGTGTGGAATATCGTGGCTTGGGCAGCCTGGGGCATCTTCCTTTGTGGCTTTCGGTTTGCACTTGAACGACGTCGACAGCTTGCAGAGCAGGATGCCGCGCTGAATGCACTTGAAGCATCGCTGGAGTTGGCACAATGA